The following are from one region of the Salmo trutta chromosome 22, fSalTru1.1, whole genome shotgun sequence genome:
- the rtca gene encoding RNA 3'-terminal phosphate cyclase, whose amino-acid sequence MAAAVEMDGSIMEGGGQILRVTAALSCINGASIRIHKIRAGRSTPGLRPQHLSGLELVRDICCGNLEGGTVGSTEVTLIPGKIKSGKHTADPQTAGSVGLLLQVSLPCALYADGPSELCLKGGTNADMAPQIDYTIKVFKPIVEKFGVHFDCDLRMRGYYPKGGGEVVAKVNPVSELSPVTMTERGTITKIYGRSFVAGVLPYKLAKDMATTATRVIRREIKDLYINIQTLQEKDMACGSGNGIIIIAESSTGCIFAGSALGKKGVYADKVGFEAAEMLLRNIRHNGCVDEFLQDQLILFMALANGTSRIRTGPVTLHTQTAIHVAEQLTQAKFTVTKAEDENASNDTYIIECQGVGVTNPHF is encoded by the exons ATGGCCGCAGCAGTGGAAATGGACGGAAGTATAATGGAGGGT GGCGGGCAAATTTTGAGAGTAACCGCCGCACTGAGTTGCATCAACGGCGCATCCATCAGAATACACAAAATCCGCGCAGGTAGAAGTACACCAGGATTAAG ACCACAACATCTGTCAGGGTTGGAGTTGGTGAGAGACATTTGTTGTGGAAATCTAGAGGGTGGCACAGTGGGATCTACTGAAGTCACACTCATCCCTGGGAAAATAAAGTCTGGGAAGCACACCGCAGACCCCCAAACAGCAGG GAGTGTTGGGCTGCTGCTGCAGGTCTCTCTACCCTGTGCCCTGTATGCTGACGGACCCTCAGAGCTCTGTCTGAAGGGGGGCACCAACGCAGACATGGCCCCGCAGATTGACTACACCATAAAG GTTTTCAAGCCCATCGTGGAGAAGTTTGGAGTACATTTTGACTGTGATTTGAGAATGAG GGGCTACTACCCCAAAGGTGGAGGTGAGGTGGTGGCCAAGGTAAACCCAGTGAGTGAGCTGAGCCCCGTCACCATGACCGAACGAGGGACCATCACCAAGATATATGGCAGGTCCTTTGTTGCTGGGGTGCTACCCTATAAG CTCGCCAAGGACATGGCAACGACGGCGACAAGAGTTATCAGGAGAGAGATAAAGGACCTGTACATAAACATCCAAACGCTGCAGGAGAAGGACATGGCCTGTGGGAGCGGCAACGGCATCAT AATCATCGCAGAGTCTTCCACGGGCTGTATATTTGCAGGGTCAGCTCTTGGGAAGAAAG GTGTATATGCAGACAAAGTGGGCTTCGAGGCTGCAGAGATGCTGCTCAGGAATATAAGGCACAACGGCTGTGTGGATGAGTTTCTCCAGGACCAG CTCATCCTCTTCATGGCCTTGGCGAATGGCACCTCCAGAATCCGCACTGGCCCAgtcaccctacacacacagactgccATCCATGTGGCAGAGCAGCTCACCCAG GCTAAGTTTACAGTGACCAAGGCAGAAGATGAGAATGCCAGCAATGACACCTACATCATCGAATGCCAAGGAGTGGGTGTCACCAATCCTCATTTCTAG